The Methanocella arvoryzae MRE50 genome includes a region encoding these proteins:
- a CDS encoding ABC transporter ATP-binding protein, which translates to MLTGKINRTDETPAIVVRNVSKEFVIPHEKRTTLFENIKGIFSPPSYEKFTALKNVDFVVERGESVGIIGDNGSGKSTLLKIIAKILRPTTGSVEVNGKITPFLELGVGFQPDLTAKENIEVYSTIMGISRKDIAKNIDNVLDFAGMSKFRDTKLKNFSSGMQVRLAFATAIQSTPDILLVDEVLAVGDIDFQQKCLDIFTNYKKQGITMVFVSHDLSAVRRFCDKTLLLKNGKVVAFGKTSEIIDKYVYGAKTEEIAPENITHKESDAPGNSIASGLQQETDKKQMEVDGRWGNHKIVISDVQLFDKYGHQNNKISTGDSLTIKIHYTAHEPIQEPVFGIIISSDNDILCYGTNTDIEGLDLGTVSGNGSIDIVIPFMPLLNGKFYITVAAHSKNNVTYDWLDKKYYFTVINTGRKIGMTNIKSEWIIV; encoded by the coding sequence ATGCTTACTGGTAAAATAAATCGGACCGATGAGACACCTGCTATTGTCGTAAGAAACGTCAGTAAGGAATTTGTGATACCTCATGAAAAAAGGACGACCTTATTCGAGAATATCAAGGGTATATTTAGCCCTCCTTCCTATGAGAAGTTCACTGCGCTGAAAAATGTGGACTTTGTCGTTGAGCGTGGGGAATCTGTTGGTATCATCGGTGATAATGGTAGCGGTAAAAGCACGCTTCTTAAAATCATCGCAAAAATTCTCAGGCCTACAACCGGTAGCGTTGAAGTCAACGGTAAAATAACTCCCTTCTTAGAGCTTGGTGTGGGGTTTCAGCCAGACCTCACCGCCAAAGAAAATATAGAAGTTTACAGTACGATAATGGGCATCTCCCGGAAAGACATCGCAAAAAACATAGATAATGTACTTGACTTTGCTGGCATGTCAAAATTCAGGGATACGAAACTAAAAAATTTTTCATCAGGTATGCAAGTAAGACTGGCATTTGCAACCGCCATCCAGTCAACTCCTGACATCTTGCTGGTAGATGAAGTCCTGGCGGTCGGAGATATCGATTTCCAGCAAAAATGCCTTGACATATTTACCAACTATAAAAAGCAAGGCATTACGATGGTGTTCGTATCTCACGATCTAAGTGCAGTCCGGCGTTTCTGTGACAAAACCCTCTTGTTAAAGAACGGTAAGGTGGTAGCGTTCGGTAAAACGAGCGAGATCATCGATAAATACGTGTACGGGGCTAAAACTGAAGAGATCGCACCTGAAAACATCACTCATAAGGAAAGCGACGCCCCGGGTAATTCCATAGCCTCTGGTCTGCAGCAGGAAACTGATAAAAAACAAATGGAGGTAGATGGCCGATGGGGTAACCACAAAATTGTCATTAGTGATGTACAACTCTTCGATAAATACGGCCATCAGAATAATAAAATTAGCACTGGTGACTCCCTTACGATTAAGATTCACTATACTGCACATGAACCAATTCAGGAACCTGTATTCGGCATAATTATCTCATCAGACAATGATATTCTTTGCTATGGGACTAATACTGATATCGAAGGCTTAGATCTGGGTACAGTATCAGGTAATGGATCGATCGATATAGTCATACCCTTCATGCCATTGCTGAATGGTAAATTCTACATCACAGTTGCAGCCCACTCGAAAAATAATGTGACTTACG